The following are from one region of the Nostoc cf. commune SO-36 genome:
- a CDS encoding DUF4258 domain-containing protein, with translation MFDEILQRMRDKISSRQYLMTLHAEEEMSDDNLTIYDIEQGILTGEILERQKDKVTAESKYRIRGLTLDAEEVEIITKLSPTGKLVIITVYIP, from the coding sequence TTGTTCGATGAAATTTTGCAACGAATGCGGGATAAAATTTCTTCTCGTCAGTATTTAATGACCCTGCACGCTGAAGAAGAAATGAGCGATGATAATCTAACAATCTATGACATTGAACAAGGTATCCTCACAGGCGAAATACTGGAACGTCAAAAGGATAAAGTGACAGCAGAATCTAAATATCGCATCAGAGGTTTAACTCTTGATGCTGAGGAAGTCGAAATAATTACAAAGCTAAGTCCAACTGGAAAGCTTGTTATCATTACTGTATACATACCCTAA
- a CDS encoding type II toxin-antitoxin system MqsA family antitoxin — protein MLCDICGSEGVKIRQITRTYGKGKDLLVIENIPVITCTHCGESYLTAETLHRIEQIKTNRKKLAVERPVEVASFGS, from the coding sequence ATGCTGTGTGATATTTGTGGAAGCGAAGGTGTAAAAATCCGCCAAATTACTAGAACCTATGGTAAAGGGAAAGACCTGCTAGTAATAGAAAACATTCCAGTAATAACCTGTACTCATTGCGGCGAAAGTTATTTAACTGCTGAAACCCTTCACAGAATTGAACAAATTAAAACTAACCGGAAAAAATTAGCTGTTGAACGTCCTGTAGAAGTGGCTAGTTTTGGATCATGA
- a CDS encoding universal stress protein, translating to MFKKILVALDRSQIGQQVFEEALGLAKLTQAELMLVHVLSPEEEGSPYLPMLSNMDYYPGFSGQSFELYQKQWDNFKDQGIQMLQSFCAQANTAGVTTEFTQNVGNPGRIICDLAHSHGADLIVMGRRGRSGLMELFLGSVSNYVLHHAPCSVHVVHLSVTSKIDKVAKETTSAFSAN from the coding sequence ATGTTTAAAAAAATTCTAGTTGCATTAGATCGTTCACAAATAGGGCAACAGGTTTTTGAAGAAGCGTTGGGTTTGGCAAAGTTAACACAGGCTGAATTAATGCTAGTGCATGTCCTATCTCCCGAAGAAGAGGGTAGTCCTTACCTACCTATGCTGTCTAATATGGACTACTATCCGGGATTCAGTGGTCAAAGCTTTGAGTTATACCAAAAGCAGTGGGATAACTTTAAAGATCAAGGAATTCAAATGTTGCAATCTTTCTGTGCCCAAGCTAACACAGCAGGTGTAACGACGGAATTTACACAAAATGTTGGTAATCCTGGTCGCATCATTTGTGATTTAGCCCATAGTCATGGCGCTGATCTAATTGTCATGGGACGTAGGGGTCGTTCTGGACTGATGGAACTATTTCTCGGTAGTGTGAGTAACTACGTTCTTCACCATGCTCCTTGTTCAGTGCATGTTGTACATCTTTCAGTTACTTCTAAAATAGATAAAGTTGCCAAAGAAACTACAAGCGCTTTCAGCGCTAACTAA
- a CDS encoding endonuclease NucS domain-containing protein, whose protein sequence is MQKNVALRKTDQGWKFIDESELETFVWDNLEEIFELKPLTRQLSIKGEVCDILAIGKNNQLVIIELKNTEDRYVINQLTRYYDNLLEEQPLKTNINYDEEIRLLAICPSFHRHNLIDKKHSRLNFDLLNFLIVYENDEFYFHLSHIHNKSETKTIKINYQEVTALPAIMQYSFSYCLSPNIAFSFEDVPHSCRKCCNLQNQENDNIPEPPRLLLDWLGSLTNTEIENLTRIRHQILSFDHRLEELIVNKSIIYASKYGKDKMRQCAELCFDRKSKKILLFLWLVIPSRQNKTIARMQIDPTEEYLTYRRYAPVKEGSIFWEKFFNHIYYSVPENKGSFLKQGIFVDDIKFLVDKALQIWLERIN, encoded by the coding sequence ATGCAAAAGAACGTAGCATTACGCAAAACTGATCAAGGCTGGAAATTTATTGATGAGTCTGAATTAGAAACTTTTGTTTGGGATAATTTAGAAGAAATATTTGAACTAAAGCCATTAACACGCCAATTATCTATAAAAGGAGAAGTTTGTGACATCCTAGCAATAGGAAAAAATAATCAACTAGTTATTATTGAACTGAAAAATACAGAAGATAGATATGTGATTAATCAACTTACACGCTATTATGACAATTTACTAGAAGAACAACCTTTAAAAACTAATATTAATTATGATGAAGAAATTCGGCTACTAGCTATCTGTCCGAGTTTTCATCGTCATAATTTAATTGATAAAAAACACAGTAGATTAAATTTTGATTTATTGAATTTTTTAATTGTGTACGAAAATGATGAATTTTATTTTCATCTCTCTCACATTCATAACAAATCAGAAACAAAAACTATAAAAATTAATTATCAAGAAGTTACAGCGCTTCCCGCTATTATGCAATACAGTTTTTCTTATTGCCTCTCTCCTAACATAGCTTTTAGCTTTGAGGATGTACCTCATAGCTGCCGGAAGTGCTGTAATCTCCAAAATCAAGAAAATGATAATATTCCTGAACCACCAAGATTATTATTAGATTGGTTAGGTTCTTTAACAAACACGGAAATAGAAAATTTAACGAGAATTAGACATCAGATATTAAGTTTCGATCATAGATTAGAAGAACTAATAGTGAATAAAAGCATCATATATGCAAGTAAATATGGTAAGGATAAGATGAGGCAATGTGCAGAGTTATGTTTTGATAGAAAATCGAAAAAGATACTCTTATTTTTATGGCTAGTTATTCCCAGTCGCCAAAATAAAACTATTGCTAGAATGCAAATTGATCCAACGGAAGAATATCTCACATATCGGCGATATGCTCCTGTGAAAGAAGGAAGTATATTTTGGGAAAAATTCTTCAATCACATTTATTATTCTGTTCCAGAAAATAAAGGCAGTTTTTTAAAACAGGGAATATTTGTTGATGATATAAAATTTCTAGTTGATAAGGCATTGCAAATATGGCTAGAAAGAATCAATTAA
- a CDS encoding type II toxin-antitoxin system HicA family toxin, whose translation MPKNIPSLKPRQLIKLLEQAGCTFHREGKGDHCLYTREVDGKRRVVPIDMGAREMSPGYVLPIFRQFGFTDEDIESLLR comes from the coding sequence ATGCCTAAAAACATACCTTCTTTGAAACCAAGACAGTTAATTAAGCTTTTAGAACAAGCAGGTTGCACATTTCATAGAGAAGGAAAAGGCGACCATTGTTTATATACACGTGAAGTTGATGGTAAAAGAAGAGTAGTTCCTATAGATATGGGTGCAAGAGAAATGTCTCCTGGTTATGTTTTGCCTATTTTTCGGCAGTTTGGCTTTACTGATGAGGATATTGAAAGTTTGTTAAGGTAA
- a CDS encoding type II toxin-antitoxin system HicB family antitoxin translates to MEFYTVVLKQSAGYWVALCLENGIVGQGTIQEDAIRKLKEAIESFEIVYESESNIYKSPISIDELHEFLFVEEKEQDSEIYELRKVYA, encoded by the coding sequence ATGGAATTTTACACAGTAGTACTCAAGCAAAGCGCTGGTTATTGGGTTGCTTTGTGTTTAGAAAATGGAATTGTAGGACAGGGCACTATTCAAGAAGATGCTATTCGTAAGCTAAAAGAGGCTATTGAATCTTTTGAAATTGTTTATGAGTCTGAAAGTAATATTTATAAATCTCCCATTTCAATAGATGAATTACATGAATTTTTATTTGTTGAAGAAAAAGAACAAGATTCAGAGATATATGAATTAAGGAAGGTTTATGCCTAA
- a CDS encoding tetratricopeptide repeat protein, with translation MLKNKNLLVAAIICLCLSNGNSAFGKDVGVVLSKIPNLNQAALPQNKNAVANYKQGINLQTQGNLKAAEAAFRKAIKLEPKFVQAYIALGNTLGDQGKPEEAIAQYNQAITLDPKYPQAHFYLGNALYAQGKLEDAIAQYNQAISLAPKYADAHYYLGNALYAQGKPTEAVAEYTAAIGFDPKNSVSYNALGNALYAQGKLEEAIAQYKKAISFDPKYADAHYNLASALYAQEKLTEAIAEYEQAIRLDPKHAQAYTGLGNAMDDQGKSQEAIAHYKKAISLVPNYAYAYYNLGIALGREQQLEEAVLNFQKAKELFQAEENKEMVEQIDQLIQQINTRTN, from the coding sequence ATGCTAAAAAACAAGAATCTACTGGTAGCAGCTATTATCTGCTTGTGTTTGAGTAATGGAAATAGTGCCTTTGGTAAAGATGTTGGCGTTGTTTTATCAAAAATTCCAAACTTAAATCAAGCAGCACTCCCTCAGAATAAAAATGCAGTTGCTAACTACAAGCAAGGAATCAATCTCCAAACACAAGGAAATTTAAAAGCAGCAGAGGCGGCTTTTCGGAAAGCTATTAAACTAGAACCAAAATTTGTCCAAGCTTATATTGCTTTGGGAAATACTCTCGGCGATCAAGGCAAACCAGAAGAGGCGATCGCACAATATAATCAAGCTATCACCCTCGATCCTAAGTATCCTCAAGCTCACTTTTACCTAGGAAATGCCCTGTATGCTCAAGGCAAACTAGAAGATGCGATCGCCCAATACAATCAAGCCATTAGTCTTGCTCCCAAGTATGCAGATGCTCACTATTACTTAGGGAATGCCTTATACGCTCAAGGAAAACCAACAGAAGCAGTCGCCGAATATACAGCAGCCATTGGTTTCGATCCGAAAAATTCAGTAAGTTATAACGCCTTGGGAAATGCTCTGTACGCTCAAGGCAAACTAGAAGAAGCGATCGCTCAGTACAAAAAAGCTATAAGTTTCGATCCCAAGTATGCAGACGCTCACTATAATTTAGCAAGTGCTTTATACGCTCAAGAAAAATTAACAGAAGCAATCGCCGAATATGAGCAAGCGATTCGCCTTGATCCCAAACACGCACAAGCTTACACAGGTTTGGGAAATGCAATGGACGATCAAGGCAAGTCACAAGAAGCGATCGCACATTACAAAAAAGCTATTAGCCTTGTACCCAACTATGCTTATGCTTATTATAATTTGGGCATCGCTTTGGGAAGAGAACAACAGCTAGAAGAAGCGGTTTTAAATTTCCAAAAAGCCAAAGAGTTATTCCAAGCAGAGGAAAACAAGGAGATGGTTGAGCAAATTGATCAGCTAATTCAACAAATTAATACGCGGACGAATTGA
- a CDS encoding DOPA 4,5-dioxygenase family protein, giving the protein MKEDTIEITGFHAHVYFDSASRDVAARVREELGARFDVQLGRWFDKPIGPHPKGMYQVAFLPNQFDKVVPWLMLNREGLDILVHPETGDAVADHADNSLWLGTKLDLNIEFLKQLSSTSSN; this is encoded by the coding sequence ATGAAAGAAGATACTATCGAGATCACTGGTTTTCACGCTCATGTTTACTTCGATAGCGCGAGTCGGGATGTAGCGGCGCGTGTACGTGAAGAATTAGGCGCTAGGTTTGACGTGCAACTCGGACGCTGGTTTGATAAGCCCATCGGCCCCCACCCCAAAGGAATGTATCAAGTTGCTTTCTTACCGAATCAATTTGATAAAGTTGTCCCCTGGTTAATGCTCAATCGTGAAGGATTGGATATTCTTGTCCACCCTGAGACAGGCGATGCTGTCGCAGATCATGCGGATAATTCCTTATGGTTAGGAACAAAGCTAGATTTGAATATTGAGTTTCTTAAACAACTGAGTTCGACTTCATCCAATTAG